In Rhodamnia argentea isolate NSW1041297 chromosome 4, ASM2092103v1, whole genome shotgun sequence, the following proteins share a genomic window:
- the LOC115744541 gene encoding DNA ligase 4 isoform X3, whose translation MSGDTKFSVLVSLFNWMQKSKSSAQKRSKFRKFLDTFCKPSDYFSAIRLILPSLDRERGTYGLKESVLATCLVDALGMSRDSEDAVRLFNWRRGGPKSGANAGNFALVAAEVLQRRQGMASGGQTIKELNDLLDRLASSENRSEKTSVLSTLIKKTNAQEMKWIIMIILKDLKLGISEKSIFHEFHPDAEDLFNVTCDLKLVCEKLRDRGQRHKRQDIEVGKAVRPQLAMRIGNAAAAWKKLHGKEVVVECKFDGDRIQVHKNGSEIHFFSRNFLDHTEYGPGMSDIIINNIVVDRCILDGEMLVWDKSANRFAEFGSNQEIAKAARDGLDSDRQLCCILWVTWPISWIFPFGFDGWNVPSILTVVNPCLMNYAVIHQTLKERHELLRKVVKPLKGRLEILVPDEGLNSHRPPGEPCWSLLAHNMEDVERFFKETIENRDEGIILKDLSSKWEPGDRSGKWLKLKPEYIHASADLDVLIIGGYYGSGRRGGEVAQFLVGLAECPPANTYPRRFISFCRVGTGLSDEELEAVVTKLKPYFRSIILSITSDIRTISSEVFAAPYSLRFPRIDRVRWDKAWHDCLDVQSFVELVRSSNGTTHGGMEYKGRLASGLKRKRSSDKGKGEKRNLTIVPSHFMRTDISGVKGETRIFSSLMFYFVNVPSNLSLDALHKMVVENGGTFSMNLNDSVTHCIAAESKGIKFQVAKQRKDIIHYSWVLDSCSQKKLLPLQPKYFLFLSDISKRKLQEEIDEFSDSYYWDLELADIKQLLNNVERSEDPHRVDYYKKKFCPSEKWSCFHGCCIHFCSSMKALKPEWDLLLRLMQRRLELEVLWGGGEVSNHLGHATHVVVVSEPGTSVDIDTILRSLNAPGKRLLSKKKLHVVDFKWLEDCMERGGKLPEDPYDLRTTWIEDSGTAWIEESDTGVCKHEANQERSVSSLCKEEEQLSSFEEEAVASEDQTGDKRRKGRPASIRRNRGKSSSSQAVRKRTRLGKKPAKISGNESDGSSSAAETAPAYTKNKKDNRIHETLKDEMAESPDNVKIEILESLLGGRTEESRCADPREGTSSNDQKTEFGAKHDDQYIGKMEIRSDPVEAMLLDMIPSLGMRKMETTEPSVEKEKLPLDPVEQPQKKKRVSYKDVAGELLKDW comes from the exons ATGTCCGGCGACACCAAATTCAGCGTTCTCGTCAGCCTCTTCAACTGGATGCAGAAGAGCAAGTCCTCCGCTCAGAAGCGCTCCAAGTTCCGAAAGTTTCTCGACACCTTCTGCAAGCCCAGCGACTACTTCAGTGCCATCCGCTTGATCCTTCCCTCGCTCGATCGCGAACGCGGCACCTATGGCCTCAAGGAGTCCGTCCTCGCGACCTGCCTCGTCGACGCTCTCGGCATGTCCCGGGACTCTGAGGACGCTGTCCGCCTCTTCAACTGGCGCCGCGGAGGCCCCAAGTCCGGTGCCAATGCTGGCAATTTTGCTCTCGTCGCCGCTGAG GTGCTGCAACGTAGGCAAGGAATGGCATCTGGGGGCCAAACCATTAAGGAGTTAAATGATTTGCTTGACCGTTTGGCATCGAGTGAAAACAG GTCAGAAAAGACTTCAGTTCTTTCTACTTTGATAAAGAAGACAAATGCCCAGGAGATGAAGTGGATTATCATGATCATTCTTAAAG ATCTGAAGTTAGGCATCAGTGAAAAGAGCATATTCCACGAATTTCATCCAGATGCTGAGGATTTGTTCAATGTCACCTGTGATTTGAAATTGGTCTGTGAGAAGCTTAGAGATCGTGGCCAACGGCATAAGCGCCAG GACATAGAAGTTGGCAAAGCTGTTCGTCCTCAACTTGCAATGAGAATTGGAAACGCAGCTGCTGCATGGAAAAAG CTTCATGGAAAGGAAGTGGTGGTTGAATGCAAATTTGATGGTGACCGCATCCAAGTTCACAAGAACGGATCTGAGATACATTTTTTTTCCAG GAATTTTCTGGATCACACAGAATATGGACCAGGAATGTCAGACATCATAATCAATAATATTGTGGTTGATAG ATGCATCCTTGATGGTGAGATGCTGGTTTGGGACAAGTCTGCGAATCGTTTTGCCGAGTTTGGTTCAAATCAGGAAATAG CGAAGGCAGCGAGGGATGGGCTTGACAGTGATAGACAG TTGTGCTGTATCCTTTGGGTGACTTGGCCCATATCTTGGATCTTTCCATTTGGTTTTGATGGGTGGAATGTGCCAAGTATACTGACAGTAGTAAACCCGTGTCTAATGAATTATGC TGTTATTCACCAAACCTTGAAGGAAAGACATGAGCTTCTCCGGAAAGTTGTGAAGCCTTTGAAGGGTCGTTTGGAGATCTTGGTACCTGATGAAGGACTCAACAGTCACCGTCCTCCTG GGGAGCCTTGTTGGTCTCTTCTTGCTCATAATATGGAAGATGTCGAGAggtttttcaaagaaacaattGAGAACAG AGACGAAGGAATCATCTTGAAAGATCTCAGTTCCAAATGGGAGCCGGGTGATCGGAGTGGAAAGTGGTTAAAGCTGAAGCCAGAGTATATTCATGCTAGTGCTGACTTGGATGTTCTTATCATAG GAGGATACTATGGATCTGGGCGTCGTGGAGGCGAG GTGGCTCAATTTTTGGTTGGTCTTGCTGAGTGTCCACCTGCAAACACATATCCTAGACG ATTCATTTCCTTTTGTAGAGTGGGTACCGGACTTTCTGACGAGGAACTCGAGGCTGTTGTTACCAAATTAAAGCCATACTTTAG ATCCATTATACTTTCTATAACTAGTGACATCCGGACCATAAGTTCTGAG GTGTTTGCTGCTCCATACAGTCTAAGATTTCCGCGAATTGACAGAGTTAGATGGGATAAGGCTTGGCATGACTGTCTTGATGTCCAGT CTTTTGTGGAACTAGTACGTTCGAGCAATGGTACTACACATGGGGGAATGGAGTACAAAGGCCGGCTGGCAAGTGGGCTAAAGCGTAAGAGGTCTTCTGATAAAggaaagggagagaaaaggAACTTGACTATTGTTCCTTCTCATTTTATGCGAACTGACATTTCTGGCGTCAAAGGGGAAACTCggatattttcaagtttgatgTTCT ACTTTGTAAATGTTCCTTCGAACCTTTCTCTTGATGCGTTGCATAAAATGGTTGTTGAGAATGGTGGCACTTTCTCCATGAATCTGAATGATTCGGTTACCCACTGTATTGCAGCTGAAAGcaagg GGATCAAGTTTCAGGtggcaaaacaaagaaaagatatTATTCATTACTCATGGGTCCTGGATTCTTGTTCACAAAAAAAGCTTCTTCCTCTGCAGCCAAA GTACTTTCTCTTCCTATCTGATATATCAAAGAGGAAATTGCAAGAAGAAATCGATGAGTTTTCTGACTCTTACTATTGGGATCTTGAACTTGCAGATATCAAACAA CTTTTAAATAATGTGGAAAGATCAGAAGACCCTCATCGTGTTGattattacaagaaaaaattctGCCCATCAGAGAAGTGGTCATGCTTTCATGGATGCTGCATTCACTTCTGTTCTTCAATGAAGGCATT AAAACCAGAATGGGATCTCTTGTTGAGGCTAATGCAAAGGAGGTTGGAACTGGAAGTGTTGTGGGGTGGTGGCGAAGTCAGCAATCATCTTGGACATGCTACTCACGTGGTTGTAGTGTCAGAACCTGGAACTTCAGTTGATATCGATACGATCTTGAGAAG CTTAAATGCACCTGGGAAACGTCTTCTAAGTAAGAAGAAATTGCATGTAGTTGATTTCAAATGGTTGGAAGACTGCATGGAAAGAGGTGGGAAATTGCCTGAGGATCCGTATGACTTGAGAACTACTTGGATAGAAGATTCAGGCACTGCCTGGATAGAAGAGTCAGACACAGGAGTCTG CAAACATGAGGCTAATCAAGAGAGGTCAGTTTCGAGCTTGTGCAAAGAGGAGGAACAGTTATCGTCTTTTGAGGAGGAGGCGGTAGCTTCAGAAGACCAGACTggtgacaaaagaagaaaaggaagaccTGCTTCCATCCGCAGAAATAGAGGAAAAAGTAGTAGCAGTCAAGCTGTGAGGAAGCGAACACGTCTTGGAAAGAAACCTGCAAAAATATCGGGAAATGAATCTGATGGAAGCAGTTCTGCTGCTGAAACAGCGCCCGCATatacaaagaacaaaaaagacaaTAGAATTCATGAAACTTTAAAGGATGAGATGGCTGAGAGTCCAGACAATGTGAAAATTGAGATTTTGGAGTCTTTACTAGGAGGCAGGACAGAGGAGTCAAGGTGTGCTGATCCACGGGAAGGAACGTCAAGCAATGATCAGAAAACAGAGTTTGGGGCGAAGCATGATGACCAATACATCGGGAAGATGGAAATTAGGAGTGACCCAGTTGAAGCTATGCTATTGGACATGATCCCAAGCCTTGGAATGAGAAAGATGGAGACAACCGAGCCATCTGTTGAAAAGGAGAAGCTCCCACTTGATCCGGTTGAGCAGCCtcagaagaaaaagagagtaaGTTATAAGGATGTTGCCGGTGAGCTGCTTAAGGATTGGTAA
- the LOC115744541 gene encoding DNA ligase 4 isoform X4: MSGDTKFSVLVSLFNWMQKSKSSAQKRSKFRKFLDTFCKPSDYFSAIRLILPSLDRERGTYGLKESVLATCLVDALGMSRDSEDAVRLFNWRRGGPKSGANAGNFALVAAEVLQRRQGMASGGQTIKELNDLLDRLASSENRSEKTSVLSTLIKKTNAQEMKWIIMIILKDLKLGISEKSIFHEFHPDAEDLFNVTCDLKLVCEKLRDRGQRHKRQDIEVGKAVRPQLAMRIGNAAAAWKKLHGKEVVVECKFDGDRIQVHKNGSEIHFFSRNFLDHTEYGPGMSDIIINNIVVDRCILDGEMLVWDKSANRFAEFGSNQEIAKAARDGLDSDRQLCCILWVTWPISWIFPFGFDGWNVPSILTVVNPCLMNYAVIHQTLKERHELLRKVVKPLKGRLEILVPDEGLNSHRPPGEPCWSLLAHNMEDVERFFKETIENRDEGIILKDLSSKWEPGDRSGKWLKLKPEYIHASADLDVLIIGGYYGSGRRGGEVAQFLVGLAECPPANTYPRRFISFCRVGTGLSDEELEAVVTKLKPYFRKYEFPKKSPPSFYQVTNHSKERPDVWIESPEKSIILSITSDIRTISSEVFAAPYSLRFPRIDRVRWDKAWHDCLDVQSFVELVRSSNGTTHGGMEYKGRLASGLKRKRSSDKGKGEKRNLTIVPSHFMRTDISGVKGETRIFSSLMFYFVNVPSNLSLDALHKMVVENGGTFSMNLNDSVTHCIAAESKGIKFQVAKQRKDIIHYSWVLDSCSQKKLLPLQPNDSYLEGTFSSYLIYQRGNCKKKSMSFLTLTIGILNLQISNKKPEWDLLLRLMQRRLELEVLWGGGEVSNHLGHATHVVVVSEPGTSVDIDTILRSLNAPGKRLLSKKKLHVVDFKWLEDCMERGGKLPEDPYDLRTTWIEDSGTAWIEESDTGVCKHEANQERSVSSLCKEEEQLSSFEEEAVASEDQTGDKRRKGRPASIRRNRGKSSSSQAVRKRTRLGKKPAKISGNESDGSSSAAETAPAYTKNKKDNRIHETLKDEMAESPDNVKIEILESLLGGRTEESRCADPREGTSSNDQKTEFGAKHDDQYIGKMEIRSDPVEAMLLDMIPSLGMRKMETTEPSVEKEKLPLDPVEQPQKKKRVSYKDVAGELLKDW, from the exons ATGTCCGGCGACACCAAATTCAGCGTTCTCGTCAGCCTCTTCAACTGGATGCAGAAGAGCAAGTCCTCCGCTCAGAAGCGCTCCAAGTTCCGAAAGTTTCTCGACACCTTCTGCAAGCCCAGCGACTACTTCAGTGCCATCCGCTTGATCCTTCCCTCGCTCGATCGCGAACGCGGCACCTATGGCCTCAAGGAGTCCGTCCTCGCGACCTGCCTCGTCGACGCTCTCGGCATGTCCCGGGACTCTGAGGACGCTGTCCGCCTCTTCAACTGGCGCCGCGGAGGCCCCAAGTCCGGTGCCAATGCTGGCAATTTTGCTCTCGTCGCCGCTGAG GTGCTGCAACGTAGGCAAGGAATGGCATCTGGGGGCCAAACCATTAAGGAGTTAAATGATTTGCTTGACCGTTTGGCATCGAGTGAAAACAG GTCAGAAAAGACTTCAGTTCTTTCTACTTTGATAAAGAAGACAAATGCCCAGGAGATGAAGTGGATTATCATGATCATTCTTAAAG ATCTGAAGTTAGGCATCAGTGAAAAGAGCATATTCCACGAATTTCATCCAGATGCTGAGGATTTGTTCAATGTCACCTGTGATTTGAAATTGGTCTGTGAGAAGCTTAGAGATCGTGGCCAACGGCATAAGCGCCAG GACATAGAAGTTGGCAAAGCTGTTCGTCCTCAACTTGCAATGAGAATTGGAAACGCAGCTGCTGCATGGAAAAAG CTTCATGGAAAGGAAGTGGTGGTTGAATGCAAATTTGATGGTGACCGCATCCAAGTTCACAAGAACGGATCTGAGATACATTTTTTTTCCAG GAATTTTCTGGATCACACAGAATATGGACCAGGAATGTCAGACATCATAATCAATAATATTGTGGTTGATAG ATGCATCCTTGATGGTGAGATGCTGGTTTGGGACAAGTCTGCGAATCGTTTTGCCGAGTTTGGTTCAAATCAGGAAATAG CGAAGGCAGCGAGGGATGGGCTTGACAGTGATAGACAG TTGTGCTGTATCCTTTGGGTGACTTGGCCCATATCTTGGATCTTTCCATTTGGTTTTGATGGGTGGAATGTGCCAAGTATACTGACAGTAGTAAACCCGTGTCTAATGAATTATGC TGTTATTCACCAAACCTTGAAGGAAAGACATGAGCTTCTCCGGAAAGTTGTGAAGCCTTTGAAGGGTCGTTTGGAGATCTTGGTACCTGATGAAGGACTCAACAGTCACCGTCCTCCTG GGGAGCCTTGTTGGTCTCTTCTTGCTCATAATATGGAAGATGTCGAGAggtttttcaaagaaacaattGAGAACAG AGACGAAGGAATCATCTTGAAAGATCTCAGTTCCAAATGGGAGCCGGGTGATCGGAGTGGAAAGTGGTTAAAGCTGAAGCCAGAGTATATTCATGCTAGTGCTGACTTGGATGTTCTTATCATAG GAGGATACTATGGATCTGGGCGTCGTGGAGGCGAG GTGGCTCAATTTTTGGTTGGTCTTGCTGAGTGTCCACCTGCAAACACATATCCTAGACG ATTCATTTCCTTTTGTAGAGTGGGTACCGGACTTTCTGACGAGGAACTCGAGGCTGTTGTTACCAAATTAAAGCCATACTTTAG GAAATATGAATTCCCTAAGAAGTCACCACCAAGCTTTTATCAAGTGACAAACCATTCAAAGGAAAGACCAGATGTCTGGATTGAGAGTCCTGAGAA ATCCATTATACTTTCTATAACTAGTGACATCCGGACCATAAGTTCTGAG GTGTTTGCTGCTCCATACAGTCTAAGATTTCCGCGAATTGACAGAGTTAGATGGGATAAGGCTTGGCATGACTGTCTTGATGTCCAGT CTTTTGTGGAACTAGTACGTTCGAGCAATGGTACTACACATGGGGGAATGGAGTACAAAGGCCGGCTGGCAAGTGGGCTAAAGCGTAAGAGGTCTTCTGATAAAggaaagggagagaaaaggAACTTGACTATTGTTCCTTCTCATTTTATGCGAACTGACATTTCTGGCGTCAAAGGGGAAACTCggatattttcaagtttgatgTTCT ACTTTGTAAATGTTCCTTCGAACCTTTCTCTTGATGCGTTGCATAAAATGGTTGTTGAGAATGGTGGCACTTTCTCCATGAATCTGAATGATTCGGTTACCCACTGTATTGCAGCTGAAAGcaagg GGATCAAGTTTCAGGtggcaaaacaaagaaaagatatTATTCATTACTCATGGGTCCTGGATTCTTGTTCACAAAAAAAGCTTCTTCCTCTGCAGCCAAA TGATTCTTATCTTGAAGGTACTTTCTCTTCCTATCTGATATATCAAAGAGGAAATTGCAAGAAGAAATCGATGAGTTTTCTGACTCTTACTATTGGGATCTTGAACTTGCAGATATCAAACAA AAAACCAGAATGGGATCTCTTGTTGAGGCTAATGCAAAGGAGGTTGGAACTGGAAGTGTTGTGGGGTGGTGGCGAAGTCAGCAATCATCTTGGACATGCTACTCACGTGGTTGTAGTGTCAGAACCTGGAACTTCAGTTGATATCGATACGATCTTGAGAAG CTTAAATGCACCTGGGAAACGTCTTCTAAGTAAGAAGAAATTGCATGTAGTTGATTTCAAATGGTTGGAAGACTGCATGGAAAGAGGTGGGAAATTGCCTGAGGATCCGTATGACTTGAGAACTACTTGGATAGAAGATTCAGGCACTGCCTGGATAGAAGAGTCAGACACAGGAGTCTG CAAACATGAGGCTAATCAAGAGAGGTCAGTTTCGAGCTTGTGCAAAGAGGAGGAACAGTTATCGTCTTTTGAGGAGGAGGCGGTAGCTTCAGAAGACCAGACTggtgacaaaagaagaaaaggaagaccTGCTTCCATCCGCAGAAATAGAGGAAAAAGTAGTAGCAGTCAAGCTGTGAGGAAGCGAACACGTCTTGGAAAGAAACCTGCAAAAATATCGGGAAATGAATCTGATGGAAGCAGTTCTGCTGCTGAAACAGCGCCCGCATatacaaagaacaaaaaagacaaTAGAATTCATGAAACTTTAAAGGATGAGATGGCTGAGAGTCCAGACAATGTGAAAATTGAGATTTTGGAGTCTTTACTAGGAGGCAGGACAGAGGAGTCAAGGTGTGCTGATCCACGGGAAGGAACGTCAAGCAATGATCAGAAAACAGAGTTTGGGGCGAAGCATGATGACCAATACATCGGGAAGATGGAAATTAGGAGTGACCCAGTTGAAGCTATGCTATTGGACATGATCCCAAGCCTTGGAATGAGAAAGATGGAGACAACCGAGCCATCTGTTGAAAAGGAGAAGCTCCCACTTGATCCGGTTGAGCAGCCtcagaagaaaaagagagtaaGTTATAAGGATGTTGCCGGTGAGCTGCTTAAGGATTGGTAA
- the LOC115744541 gene encoding DNA ligase 4 isoform X5: MSGDTKFSVLVSLFNWMQKSKSSAQKRSKFRKFLDTFCKPSDYFSAIRLILPSLDRERGTYGLKESVLATCLVDALGMSRDSEDAVRLFNWRRGGPKSGANAGNFALVAAEVLQRRQGMASGGQTIKELNDLLDRLASSENRSEKTSVLSTLIKKTNAQEMKWIIMIILKDLKLGISEKSIFHEFHPDAEDLFNVTCDLKLVCEKLRDRGQRHKRQDIEVGKAVRPQLAMRIGNAAAAWKKLHGKEVVVECKFDGDRIQVHKNGSEIHFFSRNFLDHTEYGPGMSDIIINNIVVDRCILDGEMLVWDKSANRFAEFGSNQEIAKAARDGLDSDRQLCCILWVTWPISWIFPFGFDGWNVPSILTVVNPCLMNYAVIHQTLKERHELLRKVVKPLKGRLEILVPDEGLNSHRPPGEPCWSLLAHNMEDVERFFKETIENRDEGIILKDLSSKWEPGDRSGKWLKLKPEYIHASADLDVLIIGGYYGSGRRGGEVAQFLVGLAECPPANTYPRRFISFCRVGTGLSDEELEAVVTKLKPYFRKYEFPKKSPPSFYQVTNHSKERPDVWIESPEKSIILSITSDIRTISSEVFAAPYSLRFPRIDRVRWDKAWHDCLDVQSFVELVRSSNGTTHGGMEYKGRLASGLKRKRSSDKGKGEKRNLTIVPSHFMRTDISGVKGETRIFSSLMFYFVNVPSNLSLDALHKMVVENGGTFSMNLNDSVTHCIAAESKGIKFQVAKQRKDIIHYSWVLDSCSQKKLLPLQPKYFLFLSDISKRKLQEEIDEFSDSYYWDLELADIKQLLNNVERSEDPHRVDYYKKKFCPSEKWSCFHGCCIHFCSSMKALKPEWDLLLRLMQRRLELEVLWGGGEVSNHLGHATHVVVVSEPGTSVDIDTILRSKHEANQERSVSSLCKEEEQLSSFEEEAVASEDQTGDKRRKGRPASIRRNRGKSSSSQAVRKRTRLGKKPAKISGNESDGSSSAAETAPAYTKNKKDNRIHETLKDEMAESPDNVKIEILESLLGGRTEESRCADPREGTSSNDQKTEFGAKHDDQYIGKMEIRSDPVEAMLLDMIPSLGMRKMETTEPSVEKEKLPLDPVEQPQKKKRVSYKDVAGELLKDW; encoded by the exons ATGTCCGGCGACACCAAATTCAGCGTTCTCGTCAGCCTCTTCAACTGGATGCAGAAGAGCAAGTCCTCCGCTCAGAAGCGCTCCAAGTTCCGAAAGTTTCTCGACACCTTCTGCAAGCCCAGCGACTACTTCAGTGCCATCCGCTTGATCCTTCCCTCGCTCGATCGCGAACGCGGCACCTATGGCCTCAAGGAGTCCGTCCTCGCGACCTGCCTCGTCGACGCTCTCGGCATGTCCCGGGACTCTGAGGACGCTGTCCGCCTCTTCAACTGGCGCCGCGGAGGCCCCAAGTCCGGTGCCAATGCTGGCAATTTTGCTCTCGTCGCCGCTGAG GTGCTGCAACGTAGGCAAGGAATGGCATCTGGGGGCCAAACCATTAAGGAGTTAAATGATTTGCTTGACCGTTTGGCATCGAGTGAAAACAG GTCAGAAAAGACTTCAGTTCTTTCTACTTTGATAAAGAAGACAAATGCCCAGGAGATGAAGTGGATTATCATGATCATTCTTAAAG ATCTGAAGTTAGGCATCAGTGAAAAGAGCATATTCCACGAATTTCATCCAGATGCTGAGGATTTGTTCAATGTCACCTGTGATTTGAAATTGGTCTGTGAGAAGCTTAGAGATCGTGGCCAACGGCATAAGCGCCAG GACATAGAAGTTGGCAAAGCTGTTCGTCCTCAACTTGCAATGAGAATTGGAAACGCAGCTGCTGCATGGAAAAAG CTTCATGGAAAGGAAGTGGTGGTTGAATGCAAATTTGATGGTGACCGCATCCAAGTTCACAAGAACGGATCTGAGATACATTTTTTTTCCAG GAATTTTCTGGATCACACAGAATATGGACCAGGAATGTCAGACATCATAATCAATAATATTGTGGTTGATAG ATGCATCCTTGATGGTGAGATGCTGGTTTGGGACAAGTCTGCGAATCGTTTTGCCGAGTTTGGTTCAAATCAGGAAATAG CGAAGGCAGCGAGGGATGGGCTTGACAGTGATAGACAG TTGTGCTGTATCCTTTGGGTGACTTGGCCCATATCTTGGATCTTTCCATTTGGTTTTGATGGGTGGAATGTGCCAAGTATACTGACAGTAGTAAACCCGTGTCTAATGAATTATGC TGTTATTCACCAAACCTTGAAGGAAAGACATGAGCTTCTCCGGAAAGTTGTGAAGCCTTTGAAGGGTCGTTTGGAGATCTTGGTACCTGATGAAGGACTCAACAGTCACCGTCCTCCTG GGGAGCCTTGTTGGTCTCTTCTTGCTCATAATATGGAAGATGTCGAGAggtttttcaaagaaacaattGAGAACAG AGACGAAGGAATCATCTTGAAAGATCTCAGTTCCAAATGGGAGCCGGGTGATCGGAGTGGAAAGTGGTTAAAGCTGAAGCCAGAGTATATTCATGCTAGTGCTGACTTGGATGTTCTTATCATAG GAGGATACTATGGATCTGGGCGTCGTGGAGGCGAG GTGGCTCAATTTTTGGTTGGTCTTGCTGAGTGTCCACCTGCAAACACATATCCTAGACG ATTCATTTCCTTTTGTAGAGTGGGTACCGGACTTTCTGACGAGGAACTCGAGGCTGTTGTTACCAAATTAAAGCCATACTTTAG GAAATATGAATTCCCTAAGAAGTCACCACCAAGCTTTTATCAAGTGACAAACCATTCAAAGGAAAGACCAGATGTCTGGATTGAGAGTCCTGAGAA ATCCATTATACTTTCTATAACTAGTGACATCCGGACCATAAGTTCTGAG GTGTTTGCTGCTCCATACAGTCTAAGATTTCCGCGAATTGACAGAGTTAGATGGGATAAGGCTTGGCATGACTGTCTTGATGTCCAGT CTTTTGTGGAACTAGTACGTTCGAGCAATGGTACTACACATGGGGGAATGGAGTACAAAGGCCGGCTGGCAAGTGGGCTAAAGCGTAAGAGGTCTTCTGATAAAggaaagggagagaaaaggAACTTGACTATTGTTCCTTCTCATTTTATGCGAACTGACATTTCTGGCGTCAAAGGGGAAACTCggatattttcaagtttgatgTTCT ACTTTGTAAATGTTCCTTCGAACCTTTCTCTTGATGCGTTGCATAAAATGGTTGTTGAGAATGGTGGCACTTTCTCCATGAATCTGAATGATTCGGTTACCCACTGTATTGCAGCTGAAAGcaagg GGATCAAGTTTCAGGtggcaaaacaaagaaaagatatTATTCATTACTCATGGGTCCTGGATTCTTGTTCACAAAAAAAGCTTCTTCCTCTGCAGCCAAA GTACTTTCTCTTCCTATCTGATATATCAAAGAGGAAATTGCAAGAAGAAATCGATGAGTTTTCTGACTCTTACTATTGGGATCTTGAACTTGCAGATATCAAACAA CTTTTAAATAATGTGGAAAGATCAGAAGACCCTCATCGTGTTGattattacaagaaaaaattctGCCCATCAGAGAAGTGGTCATGCTTTCATGGATGCTGCATTCACTTCTGTTCTTCAATGAAGGCATT AAAACCAGAATGGGATCTCTTGTTGAGGCTAATGCAAAGGAGGTTGGAACTGGAAGTGTTGTGGGGTGGTGGCGAAGTCAGCAATCATCTTGGACATGCTACTCACGTGGTTGTAGTGTCAGAACCTGGAACTTCAGTTGATATCGATACGATCTTGAGAAG CAAACATGAGGCTAATCAAGAGAGGTCAGTTTCGAGCTTGTGCAAAGAGGAGGAACAGTTATCGTCTTTTGAGGAGGAGGCGGTAGCTTCAGAAGACCAGACTggtgacaaaagaagaaaaggaagaccTGCTTCCATCCGCAGAAATAGAGGAAAAAGTAGTAGCAGTCAAGCTGTGAGGAAGCGAACACGTCTTGGAAAGAAACCTGCAAAAATATCGGGAAATGAATCTGATGGAAGCAGTTCTGCTGCTGAAACAGCGCCCGCATatacaaagaacaaaaaagacaaTAGAATTCATGAAACTTTAAAGGATGAGATGGCTGAGAGTCCAGACAATGTGAAAATTGAGATTTTGGAGTCTTTACTAGGAGGCAGGACAGAGGAGTCAAGGTGTGCTGATCCACGGGAAGGAACGTCAAGCAATGATCAGAAAACAGAGTTTGGGGCGAAGCATGATGACCAATACATCGGGAAGATGGAAATTAGGAGTGACCCAGTTGAAGCTATGCTATTGGACATGATCCCAAGCCTTGGAATGAGAAAGATGGAGACAACCGAGCCATCTGTTGAAAAGGAGAAGCTCCCACTTGATCCGGTTGAGCAGCCtcagaagaaaaagagagtaaGTTATAAGGATGTTGCCGGTGAGCTGCTTAAGGATTGGTAA